GTGGTGCTCACATCAGACTCAAGAACCAGTAATATTGCCCCGACTGCATTCTCCTCCTCAATGATAGGGAGTGCGACAGCACATTTCACCGGAGCCGTGCCCGTCCCCGCAGCCAGAAGACCAAGGACACGATCGCCTTCACCAGCTGAGACGCTCTCAAGCGTTGTCATACAGCGGGTTATGAAGGGCAAAATTCCGGTCTTCATCTCGTCCGTAACAGCAAACGTACTGTATGCCGTACGCATGTCGGAGAGGAAGACTGCACAGTGAGCATACGGCAACAGCTTCTCTCTGACACCCGTCATCGCCTCTTTCAGGAGGTGCATCTCGTCCTTTGCATTGCCAGCGGCCCGGATGATATACAGCAGGGCTTCCAGATGCCTGCGGCTCTGTTTTCTGACGGACAAATCTTCCCCGACGATGACAGTACATCCCGTCTGCACCCCCGAGGGGTGCGGGAAGAAAGAGAACTGATATGGTCGGTATATACCGGCCTTCTCCATCAGATCCAGTTCAATGGAATGGAAAGACCCTGTCTTTGTCCCCCTCATCACCCCCGCGATCTTCACCGTGTTATCGGGACGGATGATCTCGCCAAGAGTTACGGTATCAGGAAAACGCGAGAGGAACAGATTATTTTTGAAGATAATCCGCAGATTATCATCCACAGACAGCACAATCAGCTCAGGATGATTCAGCTTATCTTTCAGTTGTGTTTCCCGCAAGGCAACATCATTCAGCTCGAATGCCATGGAGGCCAGCATATGGACTTCGCGGGTCAGTGAATCAGCGTCAGACGTGAATCCCGTATCCTGTTCCGGCTCAGGAGAGTGCTTCAGCATCCACAGTTTATTCCGTCCAATGTGACGGAAATCAAGAATCTCCTTTGCATGGAGCATTCCCAGATATTTGAGGACTGTTGCCCTGCTCTTCCCGATGCCCATTGAGATCTTGTCGAGCATGCATTCTTCGGGCGGATGGGACTGAATATATGAAATGATCAGTTTTTCCGTGTCTGAGAGACCAGCTATTGGTGCCATACGAATCTATACTATATAGTCTAACGCCCGCTCATCATATTAGTCTAACGGATCTTCCAGCTTAATTAGAATATGAACATTTTTCTGAGAATCTACTGATATCCAATAGAATCCGGAAATCAGACAAAAGTATAAATACAATTATACTATATTGTATAGTATAACATCGAAGTATATTTGCCATATTACAACGGCATTGCGCTTTGACAGATGTGAGGAAGAATCATGACATACGAGACCAACGCAAAGGAACTCAAAGAACTTCTGGGACTGAAGGGCAGCCCGGTTGCCGTCAAACTTGTACACTCCGGGGATGAAATTCCTGCAGGATATGAGAAGGTTCCGGAGAAGAGTCGTCATTGCCAGTTTGTACAGGATGCTCGCCTGAATGGAATGAAAGGCTATGCAACTCAGGATGACCACATGTGCAAAGGCGGTGCCGGCGTCATGGGTATTGAGACACTCCCCGAACAGGTGGCCAATGGAAGCACCTACCATAAGCTCGGCAACTTCAAAACAGCAGAAGGGGCGCTCGATACGGTAAGCGCCATTCCAAAAAGCACAGAGAGCCACTATGCATCCCTTTACTCTCCGCTGGAAACTGCAGAATTTGAACCTGATGTTATAGTTATCGTTGCCACACCACGTCAGGCGCTGAGGCTCAGTCAGGCATACCTCCATGAAAAAGGCGGCAGAATATCCAGCGATTATTCCGGCATTCAGTCGCTCTGTGGCGATGCCGTTGTTGCCGTGAAAGAGCGGGGCGTACCAAACATGACACTGGGCTGCAACGGCTCACGGAAGTTTTCCGGAATTGCAGAGGATGAAGTCATCCTCGGAATTCCGCCCAAAAATCTTCCCGCCATCGTTGAGGCGCTGAAAGTATTCAAAGAAAAGTGGGGATAAACACCATGGTAAAGACCATCAATGCGCAGGGGATCCGTTCCCCCAATGCGGCCATCCTCGCAGACAATGTCATCAAAAATCTGGATGACACGAATGAGGAAGTCCGCTTCATTCTCAGTCCGGGTGCGGAAGAGGGGATGGAGAATGTCGCCCATAAACACGGATATACACTTGAAGTCACGAAATCCGGCAACCTGATTGAGGCCGGGATGATACCATCAGGAAAGACAATGAAAGAAATTAACGTCACCGGGGACGTCTGCCCGGGCCCGGTTATCACCGTCGGCAACATCATCGCAAACCTTACCGTCGGGGAGAGAATTAAGGTGATAGCCGCCAGCCAGGAGACACTGGACGACATCACCATGGCGATACAATCCTCCGGGTCCGGAGTTATCGGGCAGGGCACCGAAGGTGAACTCCATTACCTGATCGCCGAGAAGGCCGAAAAACAGGAGGCCGCCTCCTCAGCCGTCGTGAGCAGAGACCGTGTGGTAATTGCACAGAGCAACGGTATTGGCAACGCAGAGCGGGCATATGCGACGTTCCTCTTCTCACAGGTCGCCCTGAGCATGGGCAAAGAGGTCACGATATTCCTCCTCATGGATGGTGCGGGCATTGGAAAGAAAGGAAACGCCAAAGGCGTGAAGCATCCCGAATTTGAGCGCCTGGACCATCTCATGGAAGATGTCATCAAAGCAGGCGCAACGGTCTATGTCTGTGAGCTGAGTGCAAAATTCCGGGGTATCGGTGCGGACGATCTGGTAGAAGGGGTCCGGCTTGCAGGCGCAGCAACCTACCTTGAACTTCTGAGCAACCCGGCAAACGCCGTTGTGAATTTCTGAGGTGAAAAAATATGGAGATAACATACCAGGTAATCGCTCTTGCGGTTCTGTTCAGCGGTATTGCGAGCGGATTTATCACATTCAGGATGCTGGGGATGAAACTTGCACCCCATTTCGGAGCACTCATTCTGGCGCTGCTGGTCACCTTCGGTGCCATACTGACCGGAAATATTCTGGTTGCCTATACCGCGGCACTGCTCCAGATCGTGGCCACTGTCACGGCATACACCCAGATGTGGGCGACACTGAAGTACAGTTTCCAGACATCACCGGGATACGGCCCTCACCTTGCACTGGTGACACTGCTGCCAGTGCTGGCGGTGGCAGGAATACTACTATAATTGCTTGCCAAACTAAAACCAACCCCCGAAACACACCACCCATTTTTCCCCTACCTCTATCAAACCAAATGACAAGAATGGCACACCCGCCGGGGGGGCTCTAACAGTTCACGCCGCCTTCCACTGGCCGCTTCCTGCTCCTGACCACCAGGAGCCAGAACGGTATCAGGGCTGCGAGGGAGAGGAAGGCGGAGATAATAAAGATCGCATCGACGCCCCACCACACCAGAACCACACCGAATATCAGGGGCGGGATGGTGATCCCCAGGCTGGCCACCGTATTAAAGGCCCCCATGGCGACACCCTGTCCGGTCGCCCGTCCATCGATTGCCACCACTGCCGTTGCCGCAGCGATGGCCATCGCATTCCCAATACCGATGCAGAGTGCTATGATAGTGACACCAAAGACATCCCTGACGAACGCAAGAGCGAACGTGGCAACCGCCACCAGCACCGTTCCCCCCACGACAAACCAGAATTTTTTGTGCCGGTCGACCAGTCGGCCAAAATATCCGAGGCTCATCCCCATCGACACCACCTCGACTGCGATGATCAGTCCAATGACCGTGGTCGAGAATTTGTCCTCGTTTGCGGCAAGAACCGGGAGGAAGACCATAAAGGCCGCATACGGAAAGCAGTTGATGAAGCGATAGAAAAGTGCGGGCTACATATGCCGGTGGCAAAATGCCTTCCAGATACAGGGAGGAGTGCGGGACTGCGGCTTTGACTCGGGGAGATAGCGGATACAGAGCAGACACGGGATGACAGACAGCCCGGACATCAGCATGAAGACCGCATCCAGCCCAGAGAGATGGTAGAGGGCACCACCGATCAGCGGGCCCGCCCCCATCCCGAGATAGAACGCATTGGAGAGTTTTCCCTGGTACATTCCTTCCATACCGGGTGGTGTGATATCACCGACATATGCCATCGCAACGGGGCCGATCATGGCAGAGGCAATCCCGTGGATAAACCGAATGACAAAGAGAACACCCACCGAGGCAGCGACAATATACGAGAGTGACACCACAGCATAGATGGCAAGCCCTGCCGTAATCAGCCATTTTCTGCCATATTTGTCGGAATAATTCGCGATGAGCGGCGTGAAGATGATGCGGGAGAGACCGTAGCCTGCAAAGAGTGCACCAACCCAGAACGGGCTGGCCCCGAAATTTTCAACAAAAATTGGTAGCAGGGGAATGACGATCCCAAGCCCCAACATGCCAAGAAATACCGCCACGAGGAGGATGTACATTGGCCCCCGCACCAAACCCTCAGCCATAACAAATCACTTTTTATTTTTGGTGCATGAAGGTTTTGATGTAAAACCAGCGGGAGAGATCCCCTCACCTCCCCACAGGCCCGTCATATCTCACTCAGGATTCGTCCATGAACCGGTATCCACCATCCGGAACCACGATCTCAAAGCGGGTGCCGGTGCCTTCTTCCCCGGTCTCAGTAATGGCAATCCCGGAGAGGGAGAGAATCTCCCGGACAAGGAAGAGCCCGAAACCGGTATTTTTCCCAAATCCCCACTCGAAAATACGTTCCTTTTCATCGGGAGCGATCCCAACCCCATTGTCTTCCCACACCACGACCAGATCCATGCCGGACTGGTGATAGGATACCCGGATTTCCGTTACACGCTGGCCGTGTCGGACTGAATTGTCAAGGAGGGAGAAAAACACCTTCTCAAGCATCGGATCTGCAAATACCACAACACCTTCCACGTCATCAGTCAGGGTGACTGTTGCAGGCACATAATCACGTGGCATGATGGTGGCAAGACCAATCCACTGTGGGTCATGGGCACCGATATCCTCATATATTCGGGTAAATTCGATCTGCGATTCGATATTTATGATGGCAGAATCAGTCCCCTCGAGGCAACGGAGCAGCTCCGGGTTCCCGGTGTTCATCTTCGCGACTTCCATAAATCCACTGGCAATCGAGAGATTGTTGAGAATATCATGCCGGGTCATGCGGGAAAGGAGACCCAGTTGTCTGTTTGCATGACGGAGAGCTTCCTCCTCTTTCCTTCGTTCGGTGATATCAACGGCCATCCCACGGAATCCAGCAGGTATCCCGTCAGTACCGGCAATAGAGGGGCGGATCTCGAGGAACATATCATGCCCATCCCAATGGCGGGCGGGAACTTCAAATGGTACGAGAGGACCCTCCAGATTAATGCAGCGCATCAGAGCCTGCTTCGCAACAGCGAACTTCTCCTCAGGGACCAGACATAATACCGATTTCCCGATGACTGCTTCCGCCGGATACCCCATAACGGTCAAAATCTGGGGACTTACGTACCGGAAATTTCCCTGCATGTCGATCTCCCAGATCATGTCGGGTGAGGTTTCCACGATTGCCCGGAACCTCTCCTCGCTTTCGCTGAGAGCCTCCTGTGCCTTTTTCCGTTCGCTGATATCCCGTATAACACCAACCACTCCGACCGGACGTTTCCCGGGTCCGAAGATCAGCGAGATTACCATCTCGGTCCAGACCGTTGAACCATCTGATTTATAGAATTCCAGCTCTTGGAGATGGAAATCATCGATCGGCCCCCCGCTCTGCATCTTGCGGATTCCTGCATCGCGTTGCTTCATGAGTTTCTGATAGGATTCGGAGGTCATGACACCTTCGATGGATTCATTGAGGGCCTCTTCAGGCGTCACCCCCCGAAGCGCGGTGACCGACGGAGAGATATAGGTGAGGCGCATATCCATGTCAGCGATCATGATCACATCACGCACATGTTCTGCAAGCAGACGGTACCGCCGCTCGCTCTCAAAGAGCGACATCTCCGCACGCCGTCGTTGCACCGCCTGACTGACCTTATGGGCAAGTTCCGCAAACATTGCCTTTGGCTGACCTCCTTTCTGGAGATAAAAATCAACACCATTGTTGATTGCCTCGATCACCACCTCCTCACGGCCCTTTCCGGTGAAGAGGATGAACGGTACGTTACTCCCTGACTCTCTTACCTTTTGCAAAAATTCGATGCCATCCATGCCAGGCATCTGGTAATCGGAGATGATGACATCATACTGCTTCGTAGAAATACAGGTGAGAGCCTCCGTGGCTGAAGTGAGGGTATCAACGGAAAAATTATTTACTTTTTCAAGGAATGTTTTGCCAATCTCAAGGAGGACGGGTTCGTCATCGACATAAAGTACACGTATGAAGTCGTGCATCACCCTCCCCCCCGGCTCTCCCGCCATGGTACATCTGGTACTATAACCGTACATCTGGGTCTGGAAGTATGAATGATAATTCTGTGAGGGACCATGTTTGTCCTGCCTTGCCGGATATTCCCCACCATGCACGATAGTGAGAGAACTCCAACTGATTTACTGTACCTATTTGTAGAGAGACCTGTCATGAGGGAGCGAGCTGAGAGAGGCAGTACCTTCCCCAG
Above is a window of Methanogenium organophilum DNA encoding:
- a CDS encoding DUF169 domain-containing protein produces the protein MTYETNAKELKELLGLKGSPVAVKLVHSGDEIPAGYEKVPEKSRHCQFVQDARLNGMKGYATQDDHMCKGGAGVMGIETLPEQVANGSTYHKLGNFKTAEGALDTVSAIPKSTESHYASLYSPLETAEFEPDVIVIVATPRQALRLSQAYLHEKGGRISSDYSGIQSLCGDAVVAVKERGVPNMTLGCNGSRKFSGIAEDEVILGIPPKNLPAIVEALKVFKEKWG
- a CDS encoding DsrE family protein, with product MVKTINAQGIRSPNAAILADNVIKNLDDTNEEVRFILSPGAEEGMENVAHKHGYTLEVTKSGNLIEAGMIPSGKTMKEINVTGDVCPGPVITVGNIIANLTVGERIKVIAASQETLDDITMAIQSSGSGVIGQGTEGELHYLIAEKAEKQEAASSAVVSRDRVVIAQSNGIGNAERAYATFLFSQVALSMGKEVTIFLLMDGAGIGKKGNAKGVKHPEFERLDHLMEDVIKAGATVYVCELSAKFRGIGADDLVEGVRLAGAATYLELLSNPANAVVNF
- a CDS encoding MFS transporter, translated to MNCFPYAAFMVFLPVLAANEDKFSTTVIGLIIAVEVVSMGMSLGYFGRLVDRHKKFWFVVGGTVLVAVATFALAFVRDVFGVTIIALCIGIGNAMAIAAATAVVAIDGRATGQGVAMGAFNTVASLGITIPPLIFGVVLVWWGVDAIFIISAFLSLAALIPFWLLVVRSRKRPVEGGVNC
- a CDS encoding MFS transporter produces the protein MAEGLVRGPMYILLVAVFLGMLGLGIVIPLLPIFVENFGASPFWVGALFAGYGLSRIIFTPLIANYSDKYGRKWLITAGLAIYAVVSLSYIVAASVGVLFVIRFIHGIASAMIGPVAMAYVGDITPPGMEGMYQGKLSNAFYLGMGAGPLIGGALYHLSGLDAVFMLMSGLSVIPCLLCIRYLPESKPQSRTPPCIWKAFCHRHM
- a CDS encoding GAF domain-containing protein encodes the protein MAPIAGLSDTEKLIISYIQSHPPEECMLDKISMGIGKSRATVLKYLGMLHAKEILDFRHIGRNKLWMLKHSPEPEQDTGFTSDADSLTREVHMLASMAFELNDVALRETQLKDKLNHPELIVLSVDDNLRIIFKNNLFLSRFPDTVTLGEIIRPDNTVKIAGVMRGTKTGSFHSIELDLMEKAGIYRPYQFSFFPHPSGVQTGCTVIVGEDLSVRKQSRRHLEALLYIIRAAGNAKDEMHLLKEAMTGVREKLLPYAHCAVFLSDMRTAYSTFAVTDEMKTGILPFITRCMTTLESVSAGEGDRVLGLLAAGTGTAPVKCAVALPIIEEENAVGAILLVLESDVSTTEIENVEIVADEISGALKMQRLDRERAEYVNTLLAMNRISTILNDTRDESSILEKSIESAMVSLGFEMGCVYLKDDKDEMTARVHRNMPENLRNMCISGMFDGLFERAFTERNLIYITSEMTEYAMLDPAMRANGLSTLLILPIKTGGRVVGLLNMGSRDVKHYLETSLVNISSIGLQLGVALERARLARALESRSENGD
- a CDS encoding DUF5400 domain-containing protein, which encodes MEITYQVIALAVLFSGIASGFITFRMLGMKLAPHFGALILALLVTFGAILTGNILVAYTAALLQIVATVTAYTQMWATLKYSFQTSPGYGPHLALVTLLPVLAVAGILL
- a CDS encoding hybrid sensor histidine kinase/response regulator — translated: MHDFIRVLYVDDEPVLLEIGKTFLEKVNNFSVDTLTSATEALTCISTKQYDVIISDYQMPGMDGIEFLQKVRESGSNVPFILFTGKGREEVVIEAINNGVDFYLQKGGQPKAMFAELAHKVSQAVQRRRAEMSLFESERRYRLLAEHVRDVIMIADMDMRLTYISPSVTALRGVTPEEALNESIEGVMTSESYQKLMKQRDAGIRKMQSGGPIDDFHLQELEFYKSDGSTVWTEMVISLIFGPGKRPVGVVGVIRDISERKKAQEALSESEERFRAIVETSPDMIWEIDMQGNFRYVSPQILTVMGYPAEAVIGKSVLCLVPEEKFAVAKQALMRCINLEGPLVPFEVPARHWDGHDMFLEIRPSIAGTDGIPAGFRGMAVDITERRKEEEALRHANRQLGLLSRMTRHDILNNLSIASGFMEVAKMNTGNPELLRCLEGTDSAIINIESQIEFTRIYEDIGAHDPQWIGLATIMPRDYVPATVTLTDDVEGVVVFADPMLEKVFFSLLDNSVRHGQRVTEIRVSYHQSGMDLVVVWEDNGVGIAPDEKERIFEWGFGKNTGFGLFLVREILSLSGIAITETGEEGTGTRFEIVVPDGGYRFMDES